The segment TTGCCTTCGAACCACCTCGTCTGATCTTTTACCTCGGGCAAAATAAAGGCCGGGCTCATCGCCTCCAGAACGTTGGCTTTTTGCAGCGAGGTGGAGGTTCCTCCGCCCAGCATGACGATGTCGGGGATAAATTTTTCCGCTCTCCTCTCCGCCATGATGCGCTGGAGGACTTGCGACGCGGGCGCCGCCTCGCGCACGAGCTTTATTTTGGGAAAGCGCTTCTGAAAGCCGCTCCAATCGATGTCGGAGCGCAGTTTATAAATGACGACTTCGCCCTCCTGCTCCGCGGCCTTGACGGTCTTTTCCCACTCGGCTTCGGGTGAAAGCGCGGCGTCGCCCGCGAAAGCGCGTGCGGAAACACCGACGAAGAGGGCAGCTACGACGACCTGAGGAAGCGAAATATGAAAACGGAAAATTTCAGCCTTCATCCTTCCGCTTTCATCCTTTCTTCAATACTCCGGCGCGTTCTCCAACTGCTCCACGCGAGAGTAGCCGATCTGTTTATAAATCCGGTTCGAACCGGAGATCAGCCGCACCGGTTTGCCCGGCTCGGCGTTGAAGTGCTGATGGATCGTGTTGTGCGGAATGTAGACCATGTCTCCCTGCTTCCACTCCCAGCGGCTCGGCTCCTTGGCGATTCGGGCGTGGTATTTGTCGGTGATCTCGACGTCGACTTCCCAGTGGAGATCGTAGCCGTTGCCCTCCAGCACGTAGAACAGCTCGTCCTGCATCTGCCACTGCCGGCCGGAGCGGCTGCCGCCGGGAATTTCTTGCAAGTGGACGTCGATCGCCTTCACGCGCAGCGGCACGGTCGCATCCGCCAGTAGACGGATCTTTCCATGCGGCGTAACCTGCCACGGCGTATCCGCCGGCTTGATGACCTTCTTGAGCTTCACGTCTTCCGGCGCGCGGATGATCGGAAAATCGACCGGCGGGCCCCAGCGGTCGTCTTCTTTTGAAGGCGCGGTGCCTATCGGCCCCTGTTGGTGGAGTCCCAAAAAAATCCACAGCGGCTTCGCCTTCATCACCAGCGCCACCATGCCATGCTCGGGGTCGGCGTTGTTGTGCCAGTGGACCGAGTCGTTGTGCACTGCGACTGCGTCGCCGGTCTCCCAGTCGTAGCGCTCGCCGTCGTGCACATCGAAGCCGCGTCCTTCGAGGATGAAAAAGAACGCCTCGTTCTGATGGCCGTGCCCCTTATCGCGCGCGCCCGGACCCAGAGTCACGAAGTGCGCCTGGACGCTGTGCGTGACAAACGGCTCATTTGTGGGGCTCACGATGTTCTTCTCGCGCGCGCCGGCGCCGAGATAGTCGCGGTAGTCTTTCGTGATCACGCGCGGCACCGCAGCGAGCCACTGGCGGCGCATCTCCGTGAGCGAGTAGGTTATGCTCTCGATGCCTCTTAGAAATTTACGAGGTTTTTCATATCTCGGTGGTGGATTGGCCATGGTCTTCTTTCGTAAAATGGAATGCTTTACTTTTATCCAAAATCGCCGCGGCTGACAACCGGCTGGGTATCTGTCCAGGGATGTGTAAGAACATGCCGTTCGCCCTTCGACGCGGCTCAGGGCGAACGGCTGGTCTCCTCCCGTTCGTGGTGAGCCTGTCGAACCATGAACGGGTTTTTCGCGCTGTCTGGCGCTCAGGATGACGCCGTCTATGGGGCGGCGTCACTTCTTCGCCGCCAGGATTTCGTCGAGCAATTTCGTGACCGGCCGGATGTCTTTTGTATTCAGATCGTCGATATCGAAATATTTCATGCCGTCTCTGCGCCGCTCCGCCGGAGGAACGTGGTCCTTCGGCACGTCGACGCGCCGCGAGTCGCGCGCATCGCCCGGCTGGCTCATGACTTTCTGGAAAACGGTCTGGCCTTCCCGCGACAGCAGCCAATTGACGAAGACTTTGGCCGCGTTGGGGTGCGGCGCGCGATTCATCAGCGCCAGTTGGCCGAACGCCGAAGAGATCGAGACACCTTCCTTGAACTGAAACGGCTCGAACATGTCCACGGAAAGCCCTTGATTGTCCGCTTTCGCTACGGCGGAGCTCTGGCATGGAAGACAAACGACCACCTTACCCGTAGCCAGCCAGTCGACGGCCTGGCGCAAATCCGCCGACATGACGACCTCCATCTCGCCGTAAAGGCGCTTCAAATACGGCGGCCCGAGCAGCGTGTTATAGTAAAGGTATTGCCACGGCGTACTCGTCCCCCTCACTTGCCGCAAGTCCATGGCGACGATCTTTCCCTTGAGCTTGGGAGTTAAAAAATCCCAATAGGATTTGTAGTCCTTCACGTTCAAGAGCTTCGTGTTGTAGGCTCCCCCGCCGCCGCTGCGAACATCGCCCTCATAGACAAGGATGTACATGCCCTCGGGGTCCACGTATTTGTGCCGGCCCTCCCACCACTTGGTCTCGTCGGTAACTTCGGGCATGAGCAGCGCGGGCTTGATCGGCTCAAGCATTTTTCCCAGGTGGAGGACCTGATAGAGCGAGTTTCCGCCGCCGTTGTAAACATCGGCGAGATATTTTTCCGCGCGCCGCTCGGACGCGATGCGCGGGGCGAGCTGCGTGCCCGAGCCGGTCACGGTGACGACTTTGATCTTGGGATAAGCCTTCTGGAACGCGCCCGCTTCGATCACGGCCTCGTAACCGGCGATGTAGACGACGACCTGTCCCTCTTGCTCGGCGGCGCGCACGATCCTCTCCCATTCCGCTTGCTTCGTTTCCGCCGCCGGAAGCGCGGCGGCATCAAAGAATAATCCCAGTAGCAAGAGTCCGACGGCTACGAAGTTACCGATTTCCGTCTTCATCTTCAGCCCCCTTTCCATTACGTCCGCGCCGCTTTTCTCTGCTCCTCGTCGCGCATCTCGCGCCTGAGCAGCTTCCCGACTTTGGATTTCGGCAGCATGTCCCTAAACTCTATATAGTCCGGCACTTCGTAGGGAAGGAGGCGCTCGCGGCAGTGCTTGAGAAGATCGTACGCGGTCACCCCGCGGATGTCCTCCTTCATGATGACGAACGCCTTCACCTGCTCGCCGGCGATCACGTCCGGCACGCCGACGACGCAGGCCGCGACGACCGCCGGATGATCCTGGAGGACGGATTCCACCCGCGCGGCAGAGACGCGATACCCTTTATGCTTGATGAGATCCGCTCTGCGGTCGATAAATTCGATCTCGCCGTCGGCGTCGAGCTTGACGTAGTCTCCGGTCCGGCACCACGTCCTGCCGTCGAGCCGGAGGAACGTTTCCTGGGTTTCGGCCGGGTTGTCCAGATATCCGTCCTTTAAATAGGAGTAATCGGAACCGACGATCAACTCGCCGCCTTCCTCCGGCGCGACCGACTTCAATGTTTCCGGATCGAGAACTTTGGCGACCCGGGTCGGTATCATGCGGCCGACGCTCCGCGGCGCGGGCGTCGTATCCGGCGGGGTCACCGACATGCAGACGGTCTCGGTTGAGCCATAGACCTGATAGATAGCCACGCCGACTTTCTCTTTCCATCGCAAAGCCACTTCCGCCGGAAGAGCGTCGCCCGCGCTCCAGCAATATTTAAGGCTCTTGAGATCGTAAAATTCGAAGCGCTCGTTTTCCAAAATCAGCCGGTAGAGGCTGGGGACGCCGGCGAAAAGCGTTCCCTTGTACGCCTGAATCGACGCGGAAGCGGCGTCGATGCTCGGCTTGGGAGCGATGACGACGGTGTTGCCGAGATGGAGGCCGAGCGCGAACACCATGTCCTGGGAAAACATGTGAAAGAGCGGCAGCGGCATGATCAGCGTGTTTTGGGATTCCTTGACCACGGCCCGATAAACTTCCCGCACGCCGACGATGCCGCTGAGCAACTCCAGGTGGCCGTGGGGCACGCCTTTGGGAAAGCCGGTCGTGCCGCCGGTATAAAGGATGTGGGCGATGTGATTTTTCGGGTCGATATCGACCTGTGGCAGTGTCGGCGGATATTTCCGGATTAAATCCCGGAAGAAAAATAAGTGCTCCTGGCGGCTCACGGAGCCTTCCAAGAGTTTGTCGAAGAGCTTGCCGAAAATTCTTTTTCCGGCAGGCAGCAGGTCCGCGACCCGCGTCACGACGATCCGCTCGACGCCGGTCTTCGGCAGCACCTCTTTGACGTAGCCAAAATTGGTGTCGGCGCAGATGACCGTCTTCGAGACCGAGTGGTTCAGGAGAAACTCGAGCTCGTACGGAGGATAAATCGGCGAGACGGGAACCGGCACCGCGCCGATCTTCTGAAGCCCGAGATAAGCCACGATCCACTGCGGCGAGTTCGGCAGGTAGATCAGGACCCGGTCCTGGAGCTTGACGCCGAGAGCGCTCGCGGCGGCGGCGAAGCTATCGATCAGCTTGCGCAAGCGGCGGTAGCTGAAGCGCGTGCCCAAAAATATCAGCGCGGTGTTGTCCGGATATTTTTCCGCGCTGCGCTCGAACGCCGTGAGGATCGTCCGCTCTTCCTCGATCATCTTTTTCAGCGCCGATTCCAAAGCAACGACCTCTCTCTTTCGCGTCAACTCACTGCCATAGCACAACTAAGCAACCGCCGTAGCTGGGGGTGTTTCGAAGGGCCGATGCGTGGGACGAGAAACATCAACCGTGCCTAAGAAACACCGGCAGCAGTTCGGTTCAGTGTAACACCGCCATATCGCATCGGCCCGGAGAGAGACTCCCAGGACGGCGGACGGTTAGGTGAGCCGTCTTGCCCTGCCTATATACCAAAATAGGCCGCCCTGACGTGCGGGTTGTTCATCAACTCCTTGCCCGTCCCTTCTACCGTAATCGAGCCGCTTTCGATCACGTAGCCTCGGTCGATCACCGGCAGCAGCGGCCGGGCGTATTGATCGGCGACGAGGACGGTGATTCCCAGTTGGCCGATGTTTCGGACCGCGTCGATGACTTTGATCTGGAGCGCGGGCGCGAGGCCGAGCAGCGGTTCGTCCAACAACAGCAGGCTCGGCTTCGCCATCAGCGCCCGGCCGATCGCGAGCATCTGCTGCTCGCCGCCGCTCAAGAATCCCGCCGTCCGGCGGCGCAACTCGAAGAGAGTGGGAAACAGATCCCAGACGTAAGCCAGAGTCTGTTTCGCCTCAGCGCGGCTTCTCAGCGTCGCGCCGATCTTGAGATTCTCCAGCACGGTGCTTTCGGGAAAGATGCGCCTGCGCTCCGGGCAAAGGACGATCCCGTCTCTTACGCGGCGGCTCGGTTTCATTGCGCCGATATCGCGCCCTTGGTAGCTCACCTGCCCCACCACGGTGATCTTCTCGCCGCCTCGTCTCTCCTCTTTGATCTTTCGATCCAGGATGATGCCCGAGATCGTGTACATCAGAGTCGATTTGCCGGCCCCGTTCGAGCCCAGCAGGCCGACGATCTCCGACTCGCCGACGTTCAAGGTCACGTTGTTGACGGCGAGGCCGTTCTCGTAAAAGACCATGAGGTTTTCGACGTCGAGCATAAGTCGCTTCACAACAAATTCCGTTCACCCTTCGACACGCTCAGGGCGAACGGCTGAAACGCTTGAGGCACCGTTCATGCTGAACCCGTCGAAGCATCTACAGCTCCGCTCCGAGATAGGTTTCTTTCACCGTGCTGTTCTCGACGATCTCCGCCGGCGGCCCTTCGGCGACCTTGTGTCCGCGGTCCATCACCACCACTCGATTCGCCAAGCGGAAAAGCTCCCTTAAGCGGTGCTCCACCATGATCAAGGTCATGCCGCGATCCTGCAGCTTTTCAATCAGCGGCACCATGCTCGACACCTCCGAGCTGCTCAAGCCGGAAAAAAGCTCGTCGGTGATGAGGAGATCCGGCCGGAGCGCGAGGCAGCGCGCGAGCTCCAAGCGCCGGAGATATCCATGCGGCAACGTCGACGCCGGCTTGTACGGCACGTGCGAGTCGCGCTCGAAGCCGACCTCTTCCAATAGATCCAGGGCGACGGTGTCGCGGTCGCCCCAGCGGCCGCTCTCAGTGAATTTTCTGATTCGCGGCGAATAGAGCGGCACAATCAGATTTTTATACGCCGGCAGATTGTGGAACGGCCGCACCGTCTGGAAGCTCCGCGCGATGCCGAGCGTGGCGATCTTGTGCGGCGGCAAACCGGTGATCTTTTTGCCCTTGAATCGGACCTCGCCCGAGTCGGGCTCGGTGAATCCCGTGATGACGTTCACCGCCGTGGTTTTTCCCGAGCCGTTGAGGCCGATGATGCCCACGACCTCGTTTTCCGCCACCGAGAAGCTCACGCGGTCGAGCGCCTTGACGCCGCCGAAACTTTTTGAAATTTCCTTTAGAGTTAGTAACTCCACGTCAGCTACTTTCCTCGATAATTCCCATCTCCACCTCTTTCCAAGAGAGGCCGAGGGACGCGAGGATGAGGCTGCGGACGTCCGACTAGGGAGGCTCGACTCATGGCACTACCCTATCGGCCGCGGCCGAAAACTCGCGTCCCGAGGACTCTCCCTCTTATACCTCCACCCAACGTTCCACCTGCTCGTACTTGCGTTTCAAGTAACTCATGATCCCCTCCGGCTTGAAGAGAACCAGCGCGACGAGGAGCAGACTGTAAGCGACGATCCGGAGCGTGCCGAGGTCGCGCAGCATCTCCGCCAGCGGCACCAGGATAAAGGCCCCGAGCACGGGGCCTGCCAAGGTCCCGATGCCGCCGACGACGGCGCAGGCGATCGGCAGGATCGAGAGATCGAGCGAGAAGGCCGAGAGGCCGACGAACATGTAGAGATGCGTGAAATAGGCGCCGGCGAAGCAGCCGAGCGCCGAGCCGATCCAGAGCGCAACGAGCTTGTAGAGCGTCACGTTGATGCCCGAGGCCCTGACCGCCTGATCGTTGTCGCTGATCGAGCGCAGGACGAGGCCGAAGTCCGTCGTCATGAAGCGCCGCAACGCGAACGTCGCGGCGAGAAGAAAAATCAAAATGAGATAGCGCTCCACCCGGATATCGGGAAACGATTCCACGCCGACGAGTCCATCCGTCCCTCCGACGATAGCGGTCGCCTCGATAATGCGCGCCATGAGAAGCGGATAGACGAGCGTCGTCATGGCAAAATAAATTCCCCGGAGCGGCAGGCAGGGCGCCAGCAGCGCCGTCGAGATCAACGCGCCGAGAATCGTCGCAAGCAGGAGCGTGAGCGACGGCGGCAAGCCAAAATTTAGATTGAGCAGGCCGGCGAGATAGGCGCCGATGCCGAAGAACAGGGCCTGGCCGAGAGAAACCAGGCCGGTGGAGAACGCGATAAAATCCCAGGATAGCGCGAGCAGAGCATAGATGGCCGTCAGCGTCGCCACTCTCTGAATGTAGAGACTCTCGGTCACCAGCGGAACCAGAAAAAGCAGCAGCGCCGGCAGAAGCCGCGGTGCGGCGACGTAGAGCATGTTGCGGAGCGAGCTGAGTGTGTAGATGTCCTCCGTCAGGACTTTGATCGGCCGGTCGATTCTTTCCAAACGCTTGGCCATAGACTTCAATCATTCATCGCGCCAAGACACCAAGAGCGCAAAGAAAAATGATTTTTCTCCGAACTTGGCGTCCTTTGCGCCTTTGCGCGAGCATTTATTGTATTCCTTCGTGACCTTCGTGTCCTTCGCGGTTCGACTGAGCTCACCGCCCTGAGTCCATCGAAGGGTGGTTAAAATCCTCTCACCACGAAGAGCCTAGCGCGGCGGAGCCGCAACCTAAAGTCGAAATATCTCGCGCAAAGACGCAAAGGGCGCCAAGGTTCCTCAAATCCCCCTCTTTCCCCCTTTGTCAAAGGGGGATGAAAGGGGGATTCCTCGATTTCTTTGCGTTCTTGGCGTCTTGGCGCGAGCAAATCCCCGCCCTTTAACAACTCTGGGCGACAGGTAAATTTGCGCAAACCGCGAAAACTATTAAGCATAGTATTAGTAGAGTAGGCGAGTGAGCGATGTTGGATATAACACGGCTCACTCACCCCTCATCGAACCGGACATGAAGATTTCCCTCATCCGGCTCTCGCAAAGACTCTCCTCTCAGGCCATGCGCAGACCACTCCCAGAGTTGGTTCTACAAGTACAGCAGACCCATGCGGTTGAAGTGCTCGTAGTAGCTGACTCCCTCGGGTGGCCTAAAGGGCCGCTGGCTTCTACGTCTCACGTGTTGCGTAAGACGCTCACGTACGTAGGCATTGATCTCTCGAAACCCTTGGCGCGGATAACCATAGCTAAAGTAGTTCGCCCAACCCCCAAGATGTCCGTTGAGCTCCTCGATGAGTTGCGGCAGCGGCATGAAGCAGCGCTCTTTGCTGATCCTCTCACGCAGCTTCTGCCGCTCTCAGAGCCTTCTCCGATATGGTCACGTTGAGATAACGGTGGCGCTTGCCTCTCAAATCGCGGTCATAGCGAAACGTGTAACCCAAGAAATCGAGCTTCTCTCCTTCTCGCTTAAGGTTCATCACCCGCGTCTTGTCCCGATTGATCTCAAGCCCCATCCACTCTTCGAGCTTCGATTCGATCCACCCCTGAAGCTTCTCTCCCTGATAACGCGCCAACACCACAAAGTCATCGGCATATCGGACCAGCCGGGCGTTTGCCCAATAGGCCGGTCCCGACACTCGATGAAACACCTTGTCGAACCAGTGAAGATACAGATTCGACAACAAGGGGGAAATCACTCCCCCTTGCGGCGTTCCCTTGCGGTTGCGCTTGCCCGTCACCCCATCTCCTCCGCCTCTTCCTTCGACCGACTCCACGACCGGCGCTTTAAGCCACCTATCAATCAGCTTGAGCACCGATCGATCCACCACCCGCATCCTGACGCACGCCAAAAGCCGCTCATGAGGGATCGAATCAAAGTAGCTCTTAAGATCGGCGTCATACACCGCTTGATACCCGGCCCGTATGTGACCGCGTATCTCCTCGAGCGCCTGGTGTGCATTTCTCTCAGGGCGAAACCCGTAGCTACACTCCTCAAAGTCCGCCTCAAAGATCGGCTCCAAGATCAGCAAACATGCCGTCTGCACTACCCGGTCGCCTACCGTCGGGATTCCCAGCGGCCTCTTCCTCCCGTCCGGTTTGTCGATGTAGACGCGCCGTACCGCCTTGGGCTTATAGATCTTGGGCCGAAGCTCCCGGTGAAGTCTGTCTACCAACCGCTCGGCTCCTCCGGCGGCTTTCTCGATTCCCTCGATACTCACGCCATCAAGGCCGGCTGCTCCACCATTCCCCCGCACCTTCTCCCATGCCGCCCAAAGCACGTCTTTCCGATAGATCCGGTCATACAATGCGTAAAACCGAAACTTCGGCTCCGCCTTGGCCTTCTGACTAAGCTTACGTCTCAAAAGAGAAAGTTTCCCCAAAGGCTCGCCTTCGGCCTTGGCCTCGGCAAGCTTCAGCTCTTCCGTAGTGGGATTTTCATCCAAGCGGCTTTCCCCCTCTCTTCCATAAGCATGTCTTTGCTCAAGCCCCTTCGCTCCACGGTCGTTACCCGCTTCCTCGCTACTATGGGCTTGTCCGACTCCCAGCAGGGACCCGCCACGAGTTATTTATTCCTCTTGGCTGTTCCTGCCCCTGCGGGCCTCCCAGGTTCCTCAACCGATCTTTCCACGCGCGCTGCCCCCTCTCACCCCGAAGAGTCCGACGACTGCTCGCGCCCGTTGCTTCATCGCCGGTTCCAGGCTTCATCGTTCTTCGGCAGACTGGCCACTCTTATCTTTTCGTGTAACGAGGCCGAAACGGGTTCGCTTACGCTGCGGCTCGCGTGTTCGCCTTGCAAGGCTTCGCCAGTGGAATCACTCCCCCTCACGCTTGCGCGGCTACTTGTCGAACGGGCAATTTACAAGATATCCTCCTTTCAGAATATTAGATCGGCCAGGCTTATCCTGGCGCTCCGAAGCACACGAAGTTCGGATGCCATTACACTCTCTCCTCAAGCTCTTTGTGCTTTCCGAACAAGCCGGAAGGCTTCAGGATCAACGTCATCAGGATCGCAAAGAGGGCGACGATCATTTGATAGTGCGGCCCGAGGTACGCGACGGTGAGAATCTGCGCGTAGCCGATGAGCAGGCTCGCGACGATCACGCCGGCCGTGCTCTCCAGCCCGCCGAGAATGCAGACGGCGATGGCGGAAACGAGAACGTTGGCGCCCGACTCGGTGGCGAGGAAACCGAGCGGGAGCACGACGATGGCGGCAAGCCCGACGAGAGCGGCGCCGATCGCGAGGCTGAGCGTCGCCATGGTATCCGAATCGATACCCAGCATCATCGCGGCTTGCTCGTCCTGGGCCATCGCGCGGAAGGCGAGGCCGATGCGGGTATGGTGCGTGAAGAGCCAGAGAAGAAAAACCAGCGCGCCGCCGAGCGCGACGATCGCGAGGCGCTGCGCGTCCACCGGGACGTTCAGCAGGTCGACGGTGCCGCGAAAGAGCGGCGGCAGGCTATAATTCGAACCGAGAAAGCCGAAATAACGCAGCGCCTCCAGCGCCGCCGTGCCCAACGCGAACGTCACGATGATTTCCAGGAGCGGCATGCCGCGCACGCGCACGAGCGCCAAGCGATAAATCGCCGCGCCGACGAGCGCGATGAATAAAATCGCCAGCAGCGCGGCGAGGTAATAATTCAGCCGCAGGCGGTTGAGAAAAAACCACGCGGCAAAACCGGCCAGGACGTAAAGCGCGCCATGCGCGAAGTTGGCGACCCGGCTGATGCCGTAGGTAAGGGAAAAACCGAGCGCGGTTAGGGCCAGAGTGACGCTGTTGATCAGGCCATAGACGAGCAGCGATGGCAGCATGCCGTCACTTCGCTTCGCCCTTCGCCGTCACTCCGGGAGGCATCCGGACCTTCCCCATCGCGATCGGGCTCGGCCAGACGACGATCCGCTTTTGGTCCTGCCACTGGAACCAGGTGCCGACGGCGCCTTCTTTGGGATTGTAGCTCGGGATAACCTGATGGCTCTTGGGATCGAAGGCGATTTTTCCGTAAACCGAAAGCATGTCGGTCTTCTCCAACGCCGCGACGAGCTTGTCGGCGTCGAGCGAGCCGGCGCGCCGGATGGCGTCCGCCAGGACATAGACGGCGGTGTAGCTGCTGGATGTCCCGTAGCCCTCCGGCTCGACCAGCCAGCGCTTCTTATACGCCTCGTAAAATTTCATCGTGAGCGGCGTCGCGTTGGACGGCGCGTTGCCGGCGTTGGCGGGCGAGGCGATCCAGTAGGCGACCGCGCCGTCGGTCGCCGCCCAGCCGCCGGGCTGTTCCACCGCGCTGGAGATGCCTGCGATCGGGAGCGCCGGAATTTTCAAGTCCTTCCACTGCTTCACCAAAATCGCGATCTCCGGATGGTCCATCCAGACGAAAAGAATCTGCGCCTTTTGGTCGCGCGCCTTCAGCAAGCCGGTCGAATAATCGAGCGCGCCCGTTGGATAAACTTCCGTCCCCAGGATCTTCCATCCTTTCGCGCCGAGATTTTTCCCCACGATGTCGGCGATCGCGCGCGCGTGCGCCACGTCCTGCACCATGATGAAGATCGAATCGAAGCCGTGCTCCTGCTTCAAGCTCTCGAATAAATCCATCGCTTCTTTCGCCAGTTGTCCGGCCTCGCTGGTGATGCGGAAGAGATATTTATATTTGACGTAATTCTCCCCGATGCGCCGATGGTAGGCCGGGGTCAGCGCGCCGGTCGTCAAGATCGATACCTTCTTATATTTGGCGATGAGATCCATCGCCGCCAGCGCCGCCTCGGAGCGCACGGGCCCGCCCATGAGAACGTCCGCCTTTTTTTCCAAAATTAATTTTTCCACGACCAGCAGCGCTTCGGAGAGCGGCACGCCGGGCTCCAAGTCCCTGGTGTCGAGCGTTTCGAGCCTGAGCGGCCGGCGCGCGCTCCCTACCTGCGCGCCGCCCTTGGCGTTGATCTCTTCGACCGCGAGCGCCATCGCCCTTTGCGCGTCCCAACCGTAGAGATATTGCGTCGAGAGCGGAGCGCCGATGACGATCGGCTGCGCTTTCTGCTGGGCGAAG is part of the Candidatus Binatia bacterium genome and harbors:
- a CDS encoding cupin domain-containing protein; protein product: MANPPPRYEKPRKFLRGIESITYSLTEMRRQWLAAVPRVITKDYRDYLGAGAREKNIVSPTNEPFVTHSVQAHFVTLGPGARDKGHGHQNEAFFFILEGRGFDVHDGERYDWETGDAVAVHNDSVHWHNNADPEHGMVALVMKAKPLWIFLGLHQQGPIGTAPSKEDDRWGPPVDFPIIRAPEDVKLKKVIKPADTPWQVTPHGKIRLLADATVPLRVKAIDVHLQEIPGGSRSGRQWQMQDELFYVLEGNGYDLHWEVDVEITDKYHARIAKEPSRWEWKQGDMVYIPHNTIHQHFNAEPGKPVRLISGSNRIYKQIGYSRVEQLENAPEY
- a CDS encoding branched-chain amino acid ABC transporter permease, with product MLPSLLVYGLINSVTLALTALGFSLTYGISRVANFAHGALYVLAGFAAWFFLNRLRLNYYLAALLAILFIALVGAAIYRLALVRVRGMPLLEIIVTFALGTAALEALRYFGFLGSNYSLPPLFRGTVDLLNVPVDAQRLAIVALGGALVFLLWLFTHHTRIGLAFRAMAQDEQAAMMLGIDSDTMATLSLAIGAALVGLAAIVVLPLGFLATESGANVLVSAIAVCILGGLESTAGVIVASLLIGYAQILTVAYLGPHYQMIVALFAILMTLILKPSGLFGKHKELEERV
- a CDS encoding ATP-binding cassette domain-containing protein, whose translation is MELLTLKEISKSFGGVKALDRVSFSVAENEVVGIIGLNGSGKTTAVNVITGFTEPDSGEVRFKGKKITGLPPHKIATLGIARSFQTVRPFHNLPAYKNLIVPLYSPRIRKFTESGRWGDRDTVALDLLEEVGFERDSHVPYKPASTLPHGYLRRLELARCLALRPDLLITDELFSGLSSSEVSSMVPLIEKLQDRGMTLIMVEHRLRELFRLANRVVVMDRGHKVAEGPPAEIVENSTVKETYLGAEL
- a CDS encoding ATP-binding cassette domain-containing protein, with translation MKRLMLDVENLMVFYENGLAVNNVTLNVGESEIVGLLGSNGAGKSTLMYTISGIILDRKIKEERRGGEKITVVGQVSYQGRDIGAMKPSRRVRDGIVLCPERRRIFPESTVLENLKIGATLRSRAEAKQTLAYVWDLFPTLFELRRRTAGFLSGGEQQMLAIGRALMAKPSLLLLDEPLLGLAPALQIKVIDAVRNIGQLGITVLVADQYARPLLPVIDRGYVIESGSITVEGTGKELMNNPHVRAAYFGI
- the ltrA gene encoding group II intron reverse transcriptase/maturase; this translates as MDENPTTEELKLAEAKAEGEPLGKLSLLRRKLSQKAKAEPKFRFYALYDRIYRKDVLWAAWEKVRGNGGAAGLDGVSIEGIEKAAGGAERLVDRLHRELRPKIYKPKAVRRVYIDKPDGRKRPLGIPTVGDRVVQTACLLILEPIFEADFEECSYGFRPERNAHQALEEIRGHIRAGYQAVYDADLKSYFDSIPHERLLACVRMRVVDRSVLKLIDRWLKAPVVESVEGRGGGDGVTGKRNRKGTPQGGVISPLLSNLYLHWFDKVFHRVSGPAYWANARLVRYADDFVVLARYQGEKLQGWIESKLEEWMGLEINRDKTRVMNLKREGEKLDFLGYTFRYDRDLRGKRHRYLNVTISEKALRAAEAA
- a CDS encoding ABC transporter substrate-binding protein; the encoded protein is MKAEIFRFHISLPQVVVAALFVGVSARAFAGDAALSPEAEWEKTVKAAEQEGEVVIYKLRSDIDWSGFQKRFPKIKLVREAAPASQVLQRIMAERRAEKFIPDIVMLGGGTSTSLQKANVLEAMSPAFILPEVKDQTRWFEGKHHYNDSDNRYVFVYAAFPLRLLAYNTKAVDTKAIASFWDLLDSKWKGKITAKDPRDPGGGSPLLFFYYNPQLGPDFIRKLLTGGNLT
- a CDS encoding group II intron maturase-specific domain-containing protein; amino-acid sequence: MPLPQLIEELNGHLGGWANYFSYGYPRQGFREINAYVRERLTQHVRRRSQRPFRPPEGVSYYEHFNRMGLLYL
- a CDS encoding AMP-binding protein, with the protein product MTRKREVVALESALKKMIEEERTILTAFERSAEKYPDNTALIFLGTRFSYRRLRKLIDSFAAAASALGVKLQDRVLIYLPNSPQWIVAYLGLQKIGAVPVPVSPIYPPYELEFLLNHSVSKTVICADTNFGYVKEVLPKTGVERIVVTRVADLLPAGKRIFGKLFDKLLEGSVSRQEHLFFFRDLIRKYPPTLPQVDIDPKNHIAHILYTGGTTGFPKGVPHGHLELLSGIVGVREVYRAVVKESQNTLIMPLPLFHMFSQDMVFALGLHLGNTVVIAPKPSIDAASASIQAYKGTLFAGVPSLYRLILENERFEFYDLKSLKYCWSAGDALPAEVALRWKEKVGVAIYQVYGSTETVCMSVTPPDTTPAPRSVGRMIPTRVAKVLDPETLKSVAPEEGGELIVGSDYSYLKDGYLDNPAETQETFLRLDGRTWCRTGDYVKLDADGEIEFIDRRADLIKHKGYRVSAARVESVLQDHPAVVAACVVGVPDVIAGEQVKAFVIMKEDIRGVTAYDLLKHCRERLLPYEVPDYIEFRDMLPKSKVGKLLRREMRDEEQRKAART
- a CDS encoding branched-chain amino acid ABC transporter permease, which codes for MAKRLERIDRPIKVLTEDIYTLSSLRNMLYVAAPRLLPALLLFLVPLVTESLYIQRVATLTAIYALLALSWDFIAFSTGLVSLGQALFFGIGAYLAGLLNLNFGLPPSLTLLLATILGALISTALLAPCLPLRGIYFAMTTLVYPLLMARIIEATAIVGGTDGLVGVESFPDIRVERYLILIFLLAATFALRRFMTTDFGLVLRSISDNDQAVRASGINVTLYKLVALWIGSALGCFAGAYFTHLYMFVGLSAFSLDLSILPIACAVVGGIGTLAGPVLGAFILVPLAEMLRDLGTLRIVAYSLLLVALVLFKPEGIMSYLKRKYEQVERWVEV
- a CDS encoding extracellular solute-binding protein — its product is MKTEIGNFVAVGLLLLGLFFDAAALPAAETKQAEWERIVRAAEQEGQVVVYIAGYEAVIEAGAFQKAYPKIKVVTVTGSGTQLAPRIASERRAEKYLADVYNGGGNSLYQVLHLGKMLEPIKPALLMPEVTDETKWWEGRHKYVDPEGMYILVYEGDVRSGGGGAYNTKLLNVKDYKSYWDFLTPKLKGKIVAMDLRQVRGTSTPWQYLYYNTLLGPPYLKRLYGEMEVVMSADLRQAVDWLATGKVVVCLPCQSSAVAKADNQGLSVDMFEPFQFKEGVSISSAFGQLALMNRAPHPNAAKVFVNWLLSREGQTVFQKVMSQPGDARDSRRVDVPKDHVPPAERRRDGMKYFDIDDLNTKDIRPVTKLLDEILAAKK